In one Gossypium hirsutum isolate 1008001.06 chromosome D09, Gossypium_hirsutum_v2.1, whole genome shotgun sequence genomic region, the following are encoded:
- the LOC107929163 gene encoding actin-related protein 9 isoform X1, translated as MDYLKTVVPSQLLAERGSNLVVINPGSANIRVGLAKQDSPFSIPHCIARRSNQLPKLNVQDQLLNSQVTTAQHMEREKAYDVIASLLKIPFLDEEVANNSVPRKMGRVDGYNPQNTRKDGAFTWTDTHVKDLNSSVPQESSSDKSVIAESLVQNEGTESKEPTLAELKFREVIFGEEALRISPTEPYSLRRLIRRGHLNISQHYPMQQVLEDLHALWDWILLEKLHIPHQERSLYSAILVVPETFDNREIKEILSILLRDLRFSSAVVHQEGLAAVFGNGLSTACVVNLGAQVSSVICIEDGVALPNTEKTLPFGGEDISRCLLWTQRHHQTWPQIRTDILTKPIDLLMLNRLKESYCEIKEGELDAIAVVHSYEDAMPAGSHKTRLTALNVPPMGLFYPTLLIPDLYPPPPRSWFHDYEDMLEETWHIEFPRRSDMPDGLYPGSNVGLQMWDNYPFVSMKPKKEEKVGLAEAITSSILSTGRIDLQRKLFCSIQLIGGVALTGGLIPAVEERVLQTIPSNEAIHTVEVLQSRTNPTFVSWKGGAILGVLDFGRDAWVHREDWIRNGIHIGSGRKYKDSYFLQAQAMCYINS; from the exons atg GATTATTTGAAAACAGTGGTTCCTTCTCAACTCCTCGCTGAACGTGGCTCTAATCTCGTCGTCATCAACCCAG GTTCTGCAAATATTAGAGTAGGGTTAGCTAAGCAAGACTCTCCTTTTAGCATTCCTCATTGCATTGCTCGTCGCAGCAACCAGTTACCCAAGTTAAATGTTCAGGATCAG ttGCTTAATTCTCAAGTTACCACAGCGCAGCATATGGAGCGGGAAAAGGCATATGATGTG ATTGCGTCGTTGTTGAAGATACCTTTCCTTGATGAAGAGGTTGCCAATAATTCTGTTCCACGAAAG ATGGGACGTGTTGATGGGTATAATCCTCAGAATACAAGGAAGGATGGAGCCTTCACTTGGACTGATACACATGTGAAGGACCTAAATTCATCAGTGCCACAAG AAAGTTCATCAGATAAAAGTGTCATAGCTGAGTCCTTGGTTCAAAATGAAGGTACTGAATCGAAGGAACCTACTTTGGCTGAACTCAAGTTCAGGGAGGTCATATTTGGTGAGGAAGCACTAAGGATATCTCCCACTGAGCCATACTCCTTAAGGCGTCTTATTCGTAGAGGTCATCtaaatatttcacaacattaccCCATGCAGCAG GTCCTTGAAGATCTGCATGCTCTATGGGACTGGATTTTGTTAGAGAAATTGCATATCCCTCACCAAGAAAGGAGCTTATATTCTGCTATTCTTGTTGTTCCAGAGACATTTGATAATCGTG AGATAAAGGAAATCTTATCTATTTTACTGCGAGATTTGCGCTTTAGCTCAGCAGTGGTACACCAG GAAGGCCTGGCAGCAGTTTTTGGGAACGGATTATCAACGGCGTGTGTTGTAAATTTGGGTGCTCAAGTATCATCAGTTATTTGCATTGAG gatggagtggctctacctaatACAGAGAAGACTTTACCATTTGGTGGAGAG GATATATCAAGATGTCTTCTTTGGACCCAGAGGCACCATCAGACATGGCCACAAATTCGTACTGATATTTTGACAAAGCCTATAGATCTATTGATGCTGAACAGGTTAAAAGAGTCCTACTGTGAAATCAAG GAGGGTGAACTTGATGCTATTGCTGTAGTTCATTCTTATGAGGATGCCATGCCTGCAGGATCTCATAAGACGAGGCTAACTGCTCTGAAT GTTCCTCCTATGGGTTTGTTCTACCCAACGCTTTTGATTCCTGATTTATATCCTCCACCACCCCGTTCTTG GTTTCATGACTATGAAGATATGCTGGAAGAAACATGGCATATTGAATTCCCAAGAAGATCTGACATGCCAGACGGTCTTTATCCTGGCAGTAATGTTGGTTTACAAATGTGGGATAACTATCCATTTGTCTCAATGAAACCTAAGAAAGAAGAGAAGGTTGGCCTAGCAGAAGCCATAACCAGCAGTATTCTTTCAACTG GTCGCATAGACTTGCAAAGAAAATTGTTTTGTAGCATACAATTG ATTGGTGGAGTGGCTTTAACTGGTGGGCTAATTCCTGCTGTGGAAGAGAG AGTCTTACAAACCATTCCTTCAAATGAAGCAATTCATACTGTTGAG GTTTTGCAATCAAGAACGAATCCAACATTTGTGTCCTGGAAAGGCGGAGCT ATCCTTGGAGTCCTAGATTTTGGGCGGGATGCATGGGTACATCGAGAGGACTGGATCCGGAATGGGATTCACATCGGGAGTGGCAGGAAATACAAGGATTCTTATTTTCTTCAGGCACAGGCAATGTGTTACATAAATTCGTAG
- the LOC107929163 gene encoding actin-related protein 9 isoform X2, which translates to MGRVDGYNPQNTRKDGAFTWTDTHVKDLNSSVPQESSSDKSVIAESLVQNEGTESKEPTLAELKFREVIFGEEALRISPTEPYSLRRLIRRGHLNISQHYPMQQVLEDLHALWDWILLEKLHIPHQERSLYSAILVVPETFDNREIKEILSILLRDLRFSSAVVHQEGLAAVFGNGLSTACVVNLGAQVSSVICIEDGVALPNTEKTLPFGGEDISRCLLWTQRHHQTWPQIRTDILTKPIDLLMLNRLKESYCEIKEGELDAIAVVHSYEDAMPAGSHKTRLTALNVPPMGLFYPTLLIPDLYPPPPRSWFHDYEDMLEETWHIEFPRRSDMPDGLYPGSNVGLQMWDNYPFVSMKPKKEEKVGLAEAITSSILSTGRIDLQRKLFCSIQLIGGVALTGGLIPAVEERVLQTIPSNEAIHTVEVLQSRTNPTFVSWKGGAILGVLDFGRDAWVHREDWIRNGIHIGSGRKYKDSYFLQAQAMCYINS; encoded by the exons ATGGGACGTGTTGATGGGTATAATCCTCAGAATACAAGGAAGGATGGAGCCTTCACTTGGACTGATACACATGTGAAGGACCTAAATTCATCAGTGCCACAAG AAAGTTCATCAGATAAAAGTGTCATAGCTGAGTCCTTGGTTCAAAATGAAGGTACTGAATCGAAGGAACCTACTTTGGCTGAACTCAAGTTCAGGGAGGTCATATTTGGTGAGGAAGCACTAAGGATATCTCCCACTGAGCCATACTCCTTAAGGCGTCTTATTCGTAGAGGTCATCtaaatatttcacaacattaccCCATGCAGCAG GTCCTTGAAGATCTGCATGCTCTATGGGACTGGATTTTGTTAGAGAAATTGCATATCCCTCACCAAGAAAGGAGCTTATATTCTGCTATTCTTGTTGTTCCAGAGACATTTGATAATCGTG AGATAAAGGAAATCTTATCTATTTTACTGCGAGATTTGCGCTTTAGCTCAGCAGTGGTACACCAG GAAGGCCTGGCAGCAGTTTTTGGGAACGGATTATCAACGGCGTGTGTTGTAAATTTGGGTGCTCAAGTATCATCAGTTATTTGCATTGAG gatggagtggctctacctaatACAGAGAAGACTTTACCATTTGGTGGAGAG GATATATCAAGATGTCTTCTTTGGACCCAGAGGCACCATCAGACATGGCCACAAATTCGTACTGATATTTTGACAAAGCCTATAGATCTATTGATGCTGAACAGGTTAAAAGAGTCCTACTGTGAAATCAAG GAGGGTGAACTTGATGCTATTGCTGTAGTTCATTCTTATGAGGATGCCATGCCTGCAGGATCTCATAAGACGAGGCTAACTGCTCTGAAT GTTCCTCCTATGGGTTTGTTCTACCCAACGCTTTTGATTCCTGATTTATATCCTCCACCACCCCGTTCTTG GTTTCATGACTATGAAGATATGCTGGAAGAAACATGGCATATTGAATTCCCAAGAAGATCTGACATGCCAGACGGTCTTTATCCTGGCAGTAATGTTGGTTTACAAATGTGGGATAACTATCCATTTGTCTCAATGAAACCTAAGAAAGAAGAGAAGGTTGGCCTAGCAGAAGCCATAACCAGCAGTATTCTTTCAACTG GTCGCATAGACTTGCAAAGAAAATTGTTTTGTAGCATACAATTG ATTGGTGGAGTGGCTTTAACTGGTGGGCTAATTCCTGCTGTGGAAGAGAG AGTCTTACAAACCATTCCTTCAAATGAAGCAATTCATACTGTTGAG GTTTTGCAATCAAGAACGAATCCAACATTTGTGTCCTGGAAAGGCGGAGCT ATCCTTGGAGTCCTAGATTTTGGGCGGGATGCATGGGTACATCGAGAGGACTGGATCCGGAATGGGATTCACATCGGGAGTGGCAGGAAATACAAGGATTCTTATTTTCTTCAGGCACAGGCAATGTGTTACATAAATTCGTAG